In Synergistota bacterium, the genomic window CGATATGGCTGGCGCTATACTAGATATAATTCTTGCGGAGCTGGGACAAATGGGGGATTATGCTCTTCTTATAGAGACACGCTTTCAAGCTGAAGCAGGGCATGTTGAGGGACACTTCTTTCTTATTCCCGATCCTGGCTCTTTAATCGTTATACTTAAGGCACTTGGAGTTGGTAGTAATGGCACAGGTAATTAGAGTTGGAATAGCGGATCTCAATGTTGGAAAAAGCCCAGATATTCTGGTTACGCTGGGCTTAGGATCCTGTGTTGGTATAGCTCTTTATGATAAGGTAACTAAAATAGGCGGTCTCGCTCATATAATGCTTCCTGATAGCAAGCAGGCGAGAGCTGGACAGAATCCAGCAAAGTTTGCAGATACAGCTATTCCCATGCTTATAGAAAAGATGGAAAGAGCTGGAGCGTCAAGAAGCCGAATAGTAGCCAAGATAGCTGGAGGGGCACAGATGTTTTCATTTTCCGATAAGAATCTTCAGCTCAGTATAGGTAGGAGGAATGTGGAGACGGTCAAGAAGGTTCTTGCTTCTGAGAAAATTCCATTAGTCGCTGAGGATACAGGGGGGAATCACGGGAGATCGGTTGAGCTTCACACGGATACGGGAAAGCTTATAGTTAAGACCGTGGGGCATGGAATTAAGGAGCTTTGACGTTAGAAAATTACCTCTCCCTCCATGGTTAACTTTTTCTCTTATTGTAGGGCTGGGAGCGGGAAGTTTTGTTTTCTTGGTAAGCCTCGCTTCACCGGCTTCTTTCTTCTATTCTCTCTCACGGGGATTAATAGCATTCTTGATCTTCTTTGGAGAGAGTGTTTTTCTTATATACCTGTTCTCCAAATATGATGTTGATTCCTTGCTATTTGGGAGAAAAATAA contains:
- a CDS encoding chemotaxis protein CheD (catalyzes the conversion of glutamine residues to glutamate on methyl-accepting chemotaxis receptors), with the translated sequence MAQVIRVGIADLNVGKSPDILVTLGLGSCVGIALYDKVTKIGGLAHIMLPDSKQARAGQNPAKFADTAIPMLIEKMERAGASRSRIVAKIAGGAQMFSFSDKNLQLSIGRRNVETVKKVLASEKIPLVAEDTGGNHGRSVELHTDTGKLIVKTVGHGIKEL